The genomic DNA ATCGGCCAGTTCTGCGATGTGAGGAAACATATCGGAAATCATCAAACCGGACTTTCCGCGAGGCTTGAACTCCCAGTCCTGTTGACGCAGCAGCCCCATTTTGCCGAAGAAGAGATCGGGCTGCTCATCGGTTTGCAGAGACTTGCCGTGAAACTTTTTGAGTTCCGATTTGTAGTCGAACGAATCGACATGGCTCATCCCGCCAACAAGGCAAATATGAATCGCTCGCTTGGCTTTCGGTTGTAACTTACTGTCTTTCAAAGCAGCTAAGGTCGATTCTCGACTGAGAAGCGTCGCCAACGCAGTCGCACCAAGGCCATTCATGCCCCAGTTAAAAAACTCACGGCGCGTCTGCAAATTAAAATTATTCACCATTCAGTCAATCCTCACAAATTCATTGAGATTGAACAAACCACGACACAAAGCGGACAGCCCATGGTTATTCACCAATTGCTTTGACAATTCGAGTTCCCTGGAATTCGGCTCTCTGGAAACCGCCAACTGCCAGGCATGTACGACTTGAGCGTCAACGTTTTCGCCGGCTTCACTTTCAACACGCTCCGCGAAATAGTCGGCCATTCTCAAGACAAACACATTGTTCATCAGACTCAACGATTGCAACGGCGTCGTTGTCACTGTGCGGCGGGGAGCAGTCGCAGAGGGATCGGGACAATCGAACGTATCGAGCAGTGCACTTCGTCCGCCACGAGGATTGAATCGATAGATGGTTCGCCGCCAGAATTCTGGACCATCAACATCAATCGGTTCGTAATAAGTTGTCCCACTATTCAATGTGACGGAAACATCCTTAAAACTCGGCCCCCCCTGCTCGGCTGACAACTTTCCAGAGACAGACAAAATCGCATCCCGCAGAATTTCCGCTTCCAACCGTCGAGAATTGCCACGCCACAACAATCGATTACCGGAATCAATCTTTTTGGCCTGCTCCCATTCTGTCAGACTCTTTCCGTAAGTCGCCTGACGATATGTGCTCGAGGTCACAATCAATCGATGTAACCACTTGAGACGATATCCATTCTGCTGAAACTGCAATGCCAGGTATTCGAGCAACTCCGGATGCGAGGGGCGGCCTCCGTTGAATCCGAAGTCATTCGGAGTATCGACGATGCCCGTTCCAAAGTAATAATGCCAGACCCGATTGACAATCACCCGTGCAAACAAAGGATTCGCAGGATTGGTAATCCATGCGGCCAATTTCCGACGTCGCTCAGCTTCCGGGGCATCTGGTGGTAGGTCAAACGAACCCGACAATGCAGGAATTGCTTCCGTCGCTGCTGGCGAAACGACCTCCCCCTCATTGGCAGGGTCTCCACGCAAGTAGACTTTCGTAACTTCACCCTTGCGAGGAGTCAACGTGTAGATTTTCTGGTTGGTAATTTTTAACTGTTGATCGCGTTCATGAGTCAATTCCGCGATTTTAGATTTAAGTTGGATACGACGTTGGCGTTGAACTTCATTCAGCCAGTCAACAATTTGCGTCTCTGAGACATAATCAATAGCCCTGCCCGCGGAGGCAGCAACCTCCTCTGCAGTGAGTGCCCGATTATAAAAAGCGGCGCGATGAATCTTACCTTTCAGATAGCGATTTCCTTCTGGTGGCTTGTGCCTTAATCCGAAGAGGATTTCCGTCTCGTCAGCAGCATACTTCTGAAGCGGCGATTTTCTGATCGGTTGTCCATAAGGCATTCCGTCGCGATATCCAATGATTGTGCCATCTTCCTGATACACAATGGCTATGTGTACTGCTCGATTGTCGGCCTCGGTTTCCTGCGTTCCCCTAAACGATTCCGTTCGAGCAAAATTATTACTGCCCGACATCCAATGGCCAGATTGCTGTTCGCCGAAAACGATCGCATCGAACAGACTGCCATCTCGCTTTTCAATCGACATCGCACCTCCGCCCCGTTGATCGAGACTGGCGAGTTGAACCCAGACTTCCAGAGTTTTCTCAGAAATATTCTGAGAGATCGACTCCGTTTTCACATAACTGCTTCCATCCAGGACCAGTGCTCCCTCTTTGAGCTGAACTTGCCCAACAGCCTCGCCATCGAGAGAGCCAACGGAGTCCAGTAAGTTTCCGTCAAACTCCCAACGAGCATAAGGAGCTGGCGTTTCTGGAATAAAATCGTTGTTCGTTTCACGTTCCTTCAGGATTTCAAGACGTGCTATCTCGTCAATTTGTGATAATTCTGACTTCACAGCCGACAGTTTCTGCTCAATCTCCGCCAGTATTTTTCGTTCGCCTGGAATCGATTCAACACGTTCACCATAACCGAGCCCGGAAATAGCCGAAGCAAACTGATAGTACTCTTTCTGTGTAACGGGATCGAATTTGTGGTCGTGACAACGGGCACAGTTGATCGTAAGTCCTAAAAAAGTCTGACCGACAGTCGCCAGAACTTCTTCAATTTCGTCGTGCCTGGCAAGTAACTTCATCCGCTTGCTGCCACCCACTACCGTGTTATGCACACCCGCAACCCAGAACCCAGTCGAAGCGGCTCCTTCGATATTCCCCTGCTCCAAATCGCCAATTAATTGCCTTCTGACAAATTCATCGTAAGGCATGTCGGCATTCAGAGAGTCGATCACCCAGTCACGATAATGCCAGGCATTCTCCCGCTGAAAGTTTCTTTCAAATCCATCGCTTTCTCCAAAGCGAACGACATCCAGCCAGTGCCGTCCCCAGCGTTCGCCATAGTAGGTGGAATTCAATAATTCCGTAACCATTTGCTGGTACGCTTCCTCAGAAGGATCTGCAATAAAATCGGCCACTTGCTCTGGAGTCGGCGGCAAACCGATCAGGTCGAAATAGAGCCGACGAATCAGAGTTCGAGCATCCGCTTCCGGCGAGGGTGTCAAACTCGACTGCTCCAATCTCTTCATAACAAACGAATCAATCGCACCGTGGATCCACTCCTGTTGATCTACTTCTGGCGGATTCACCTCCCGCAATGGTTGCAACGACCACCAGTCGCGACCAGCTCGTGTTGCAGTCGATTTTCCCAACGGATCGATCACGCCAGCAGGCCACTCCGCTCCCTGCTCAATCCAGACTTTCAGTAAGCGCTTCTCATCATCAGACAGGGGATGCTTCGGCGGCATTTCATCGGCCTGAACGCGTTCCCACAATAAACTGCCTTCAGAATCTCCAGCAAGAATTGCTTTGCCACTCTCTCCACCGGTGAAGGCAAGCTTAGCTTCAGTGAGAGTCAAACCTCCCTCAGGCTCGACAGCATTGTGACATTCCAGACAATGAGAAACAAAGAGAGGAGCGATCTGCTTTTCGAAGTCGATATTCTCTGAAGCGGCAGCATATTCACAAATAGGTGATGACGAGAGAATCCCAAAGCAAAGAGAAATCCAGCCTAGATTTTGGATGATTCGGTTTCTCAATACAAAATCTCCTGAAATCGAAATTCCATCAAACTCAATGAGTAAAGATGGAACCATAAAAGTCGCAGAGCGGATTTATTCCTCCCCCGATGGTAGCATTCGATCACATAAGTTTCCATGCATTTGTCATGCTGATTGTTGAAGTTTGCATACTGCCAATGACTTCTGTGAGTACAAAATCTCGTTGCAAATCTGTAATAATGACATAACATCAACTAAATTTGATCGATCAAATTACTTCGACTCTGTTCATCCTGATTCTGGATGAATTCCCTTATTCCCAAGCGCAAGGACAATCGATATGGCAACCGCGACGAAAGACATTCAGGCTTACACCGCAGCTGCGTTTACTCCGCCGCAGAAGTTTTCACAATTCTGTCAGAACGGTGGAAAACCGCTTGGTGGAATTATTGACGGCAAATCAGTCCCAGGTTCCATGAATGCCACCTTCGAATCGACCGATCCTGGATCTCAGGAGATCCTCGCTCGTATTTGTGAAATGGGAGAAGCGGAAGTTTCCATGGCTGTTGATGCGGCGACGAAAGCCTTTCATGGCGATGGTGTTCAAGGCTGGAAAAGTGTTGATGTCGAAGAACGAATTGAACTGGTCAATAAACTGGTCGAACTCTGCGAGCGGGATCGTGACGTGTTCCTCGCCTGCGAAATTCTCGATGGCGGAAAAGTCTCTGAGTTAGCCGAAGGTGATTTCGGTCAGATTCGTGCCTGTGCCGAATACTTTGTCGATATCGCCCGCAAAATTCCGATGGGCGATGGTCCGAGCATGCAGGTCTCACCCGGTGTTGAAGGTTTCACTTATCGCGAACCCTGGGGAGTTGTCGCAGGAATCATTCCCTGGAATTATCCAATTGTCCTCACTTCATGGTTCATGTTCCCGGCTCTACTTTCCGGAAACACAATTCTGATCAAACCAGCCGAAGACACTCCGCTCTCTGCTCTCTACATCGGCAAACTGGCAGAAGAGGCCGGTTTTCCACCCGGCGTGATTAATGTGTTGCCCGGTCGCGGCGAAATCACCGGCCAATGCATCGCGGAAAATCCGGGGGTTCGATACATCTCCTTCACCGGTTCTCCGGGCGTTGGTCAGGCGATTCTGCGAACCTGCGATCGTCACGGCACCCGCATGAAACGCGAAATGGGCGGCAATGGTTCCGCTATCGTGCTGGGCGATGCCGATCCCGAAGTGGTCGCCCGCATGGTCGGCAAGTACACCAATCAGCATTTCGGGCAGACCTGCTGCACGATTCATCGCGTTTTTGTCGATAACAAAATTGCAGACGACTTCATCGACGCTCAACGCGAGTTTATGGAAAACCTCAAAATCGGTTATCAGGCCGATGCCGGGACTCAATTGGGAGCCGTCGTGAATACCACTCAGAAACGACGCATCCTCCAAGCTCAGAAAGAAGCAGGCTGGCGTGGCGGTCAGGCAATTCTTGCCGGCGGTGTCGCAGAAGTGAGCGGCAAACAGGGGAACTACATCAAACCTGCCCTTTACAAAACCGCTCCCGGTGTCGATTGCAATCCGCAGGAAGTCTTTCACACGTTCGCCACCATTTGTCCTGTTTCCTCAGCTGAGGAAGCGTTGCAGTTGGCGAACAGTTCGCCATACGGATTGGGAGCCAGCGTATGGACTAAAGATATCGAAAAGGGAATTGCCCTCGCCAAGCAGTTCCGCGATGGAACCTGTCAGGTGAACTGTCACAACTCCATCGCTTATGGACTCCCCTACGGCGGTCAGGGAATTTCCGGCGGTCCGGGAGCAGGCGTGAATTGTGAAGAGACTTTCCTGGATTACACGCAGGTGAAAGCCGTTTATGTGGCTGAGTATCCTGGTTAAGATCCCTTAAAAAAATACGGGTGGCTTGGTGACCTCGATGAGGATCCCCTGCCACCCGTTTTTTATTGAGTCGAAAGTTAAGCTGAAAATCTATTCAACGAGATCTCCGAGAATTAAAATCTGTCCGACACGGACATTGGTCCCTTGAAACTTCGGAGCTTTCAATTCGACTTCCGGATCCTTCAAGCGAAACGCAACCGGCTGCCGATCGGGCTGTTCCTCATCAACCTTGACAATCACTGTATGCACTTCATCGGAATCTAAACCACTGGCAACGGAAAGCGTCGCAATTCGATGATAGGTGCAGTAACTGTCAAACCGTGCCACAGGTTTGTCGCGTTGATTTCCATCGACCGTAATCCAGACCTGCCCACCATCGGGGCCGAGGAGATCGTAAAGCTTGGCGGTCGAGCCTCGAAATTTGAAGGTTAATGTGCTGCCAGGAGTTTTTGTTTCCCAGAGCGTGCCCATTCGTTTTCCAAAACGTCTGGCGAGTGACGCATCGTCCGGTAACTGCTTCCATTCCGGTGAGAGCATGCTCTGCTCAATCGGAACCATTTTCGCAGCCTGCCAGTGATCGTCCACAAAAGTGGTACTCAACTTGGGTTGATGATCCTTAGGCGTGGATGTTTTCTCCATTTGCGAAACAGCATCTGCGACAATCTCCGAATAAATCTGATGCCCTTCATCCAAAGGATGCACGCCATCGGAAGAGAATCGCACTACGCCTGCTTTCGTTGGCTGATCACTCTTGAAAATAAGCTTCCCGGCCTGTTCCAGTTCGACGATTTTCATCGCGAAGTTGATTGAAGGAATTCCATAGCGATCGGCCAGCATTTCCATTGCTGAAATCGATTGCGGGCATTCCCCTTTTCGAAGCGGTTCTTCAAATCCGGTTCGGAATGTATAAACAAAGCAGATATCGATGCGGGAATTCTGAGCCCAGGTTTGTCGGACAATCCCTTCCATCGCCTGCCAGATTCGTTGCGGAGAAGCTCCGCCATCGTTGACTGCAAACTCGACAAATAACAGATCCGGCTTGTATTTCAGAGCATCTCGCTGCAGACGAAATACGCCCAGATCGCTTCCTGTCCCGCCAATAGCCGCATGAATTTCTTCGACTTCGGCATCAGGAAATTCATTGGCAAACCACTCGCGGGTTTTCACTCGCCAGCCATTGGCAGCGGTAATCGAACCTCCCAGATAAGCAATCTTAACCGGCTGCCCATCCTTCAATTTGGCAAGCACGTTGCCCAAGCCATCGCGAGGTTGAATCAGCTTTGGTTTGACAGCCGCATATTCAGGAGCGGCCTGCAGAGTTGTATTCAAACTGGTGAAAACAAAGCCGACTGCGAGCGAGAAAATTGCCAGCCTGCATAAATTCAGTTTCGTCGAGATCATAAAAAATCCTGTCCTGCAAAGTCCAACATGAGTGTTCACTCAGTTTACTAGGTCCATGACAGGAATTGAATTGATTCCCGTGCCAATTACTCGCCGACGCAATAAAGATATTTATCGGAACGCAGAAAAAGATCGCCATTACTGATGGCCGGTGTCGCATTAAACGTTTCATCATCCTCCGTCACGCGATTGACCGCCAAGGGCTCATAGGTGTCGCTCGCTTTCATGACGTAGGTGAGTCCGTTCGCAGCCACATAATAAATTTTCCCATCCGCCAGGACTGGTGAAGAATAATCAGCACCGCGTCCACGACCTCCTCCAAAGCCGAAGGAAGATTCTTCTGCCACTTCTCCACCACCGAGTCGTGATTTAAAAATTTCTTCACCGGTTGTCGCATTCAGGCAGGTCACAATTCCGGAAGACATATAATACAGACGTCCCTCGTAAACAACGGGCGTGCAATAACGATTACGATCCCGTCCGGACCAGACCACGTTTGCTGCAGAGACATCGCCCGATCCGCCGGCCTTCACCGCAATCGAACCTCCACTCCGGCCAGTTATTCCAAAAATCGAACCTTCGGCAAAGACCACACTCGAACTGAAAGAATCACTTGGAATCGCTTCACAGAACCAGCAGAGTTTTCCAGTCGCGGCATTGATGCCCCAAATTTCATACGGAGCCCCAATCACAATATCGGTTCGGTCATCCTCACCGGGAGTGACAATCGGCGTTCCCCAGACATCACCCAGCCCAGACGACTCGGCTTTCCAGAGTTCTTTGCCGGTTTTCTTATCCAAACCAACGACTGCACGTCCTTCCGGTCCTGCCGTCACAACCAGCGTGTCATCCACGACTATCGGACTCGATGCCGAGCCCCAACGCTTCGGATCAGAGTTGGTTCCAACTCCAGTTTGCCACAACTGATTTCCTTGCAGATCGAATGCCAAAGCCCCGCTCTTGCCAAAGAAGACATAAACGTTTTTCCCATCGGAAACGGGCGTATGCGAAGCATAACCATGCACGGGAACTCCCATGCCTGTGTATAGATCTTCCGGCAGCACTGCGGGGACTGTCTTTTCCCACAGTTGTTTTCCATTTTTTCGATCAAAGCAGAGCAAATGCCGCTTCAAATTTTGTGGATCTCCTGGCTCGGAACGGCTTAGACCATAGCCGGAATAACTCGTTACAAACACGCGTTCTCCGACCACAATCGGGCAAGAAACCCCAGAACCTGGCAACTCGGTCTTCCACTTCAGATTCTTTGTCGGGCTCCATTCTGCAAGAGTTTTCGCATCATCGGCTGCAATCCCCGAACCATTCGGCCCACGAAAACGAGGCCAGTCGCCGGCGTGACATACAGATACAGTGATGGACAATAACACCCCAACCGACATCAATGTGCAAATGTTTTTAGCCATCCTGATCATTTCTGTATTCCCCTGACAGATTTTCCGCGTCTGAAGCAACTTCATCAATTGATTAAACTTTGAAACACGAAAGCTGTTTCGTGGAATCTCGAAAATCGGCTGATTTTCTGGACATATCAATAAAGACTGCTCCCTCCAAATCAAAGAGGGAAACGGACAATTCCCCCGATCCGACTTGGCGATGACGAGTGAGCCGCAATAATAGAGCAAGCTCTTATTCTCTTGGGTGGATGGGGTCGGAGCGAAGCTTAGCCCCCAGATTCGTTAAACGTACTCGGGGCTTACTTTCATTTCGACCCTAGTTGTTCCATGAAAGCTTGGTGCTTTCACAGAAGCCACCCATGATTACATGGATAGATCAAATTAAATCTGAGCCTTGCTCAATAACAATACACGGAAAGTCAAAACGTATGTCACAACACCCCACGACCTTGCAGGAACTTCAGGAAAGTGGCTGGAAATCTCGAACTGTTAAAGAGGAGCTTCGTCAGAATTTTTTAAAGGCTCTTTCGACAGGAGAAGAACTGTTTCCCGGCATCATTGGATATGACAACACAGTCATTCCGGAAATCAGCATCGCCTTACTGGCCGAGCATGATATGCTTTTTTTAGGTGAAAAGGGGCAGGCGAAGAGTCGTATCATGCGTTCGCTAGTCCGCTTTCTCGATCCTGAAATTCCCTATCTCGATCATCCCGACATCCCTGTGCACGACGATCCGTTTCAGCCGATTACCGCTGCCGGGAAAAAATATCTCGCTGAATCAGAGCCTCAGGATGTCAAAATCGCCTGGTGGCCTCGCGAAGAACGCTACGCCGAACGACTTTCCCCGGGCACAAAATTTGCCGATGTCATTGGTGAAATCGATCCGTCAAAACTGATCGGCGGCGTGAGCATGTCGACCGAAAATGCTCTGCACTTTGGCCTGATTCCCCGTATGCATCGTGGCATTTTTGCCATGAACGAGTTGCCCGAACTCGATGAACTGGTGCAGGTCGGCCTGTTCAATATTCTTGAAGAACGCGATGTGCAGATTCGCGGCTACCCGATCAAATTTGACCTCGATATTCTAATTCTCTTCTCCGCCAACCCAGCCACTTACAACCGCAGTGGAAAAGTGATTCCTCAGTTGAAAGACCGCATCGGGTCGCTCATTCAAACGCACTATCCCCGCGATCGCGACTTGGGAATTCAGATCACTCAGCAGGAAGCCGGAATTCACGACGATGAAAATTATCCTGTTGTTGTTCCTTATTTCATGCGGGAAATTATCGAGCAGATCACTGTCCAGGCCCGGAAATCGAAATACATTGATCAGGACTCCGGCGTCTCTGCCCGATTCTCCAACGCGAACTATCGGACCATGATTGCCAGTGCTCGTCGTCGAGCCGTCTTGTTGAAGGAGCAGCCAGCTGTCCCTCGCATCAGCGATCTTGGCCATCTGACCGCTTCTTCATTGGGCAAACTCGAACTCGATTTGATGGGCAGTCATCAAATGCGGGAATCGCAGGTGCTCGAAGCGATCATTGCCGAAGCGATTCGCATCGTCTTTCAGGAGTACGTTGAAGAGCACGGCCTCGAAGAAATCTCACAGATTTTCGCTCGTGGCGTAAAAATCGAAGTCGGCGACCTGCTCCCCTCCAACCATTATGCAGAACGACTGCAGCATGTCCCCCCCATCTGGCAAAAAGCCTTCGAACTCAATGCCGCTGAGGATGACGCCGTCCGCGCATCCTGCGTTGAATTCGTACTCGCCGGTTTGCATGCGACGGATCGTATCAGCAGGGCTCAATATCACGGGCAGGTGACATATGAGATTGAGTAACTCCATTATTGAACTGAATCGTCGAAATATGTCTCCACTCTCTGACGAATTAATTCGACCAATTCCTCATCCATAAATTGGTAATCATCTGGAATATCCAGATTGACAATCTTTGGCAGGTTATTGTTGCGAAACATTTTCCGAATTCGAGAGCCGTATTCCGACTCCATGACAAAAATTATATCTGCCCATTCAACTGTTTTTGCGGTCACTGTTCGCGAACTCTTGTCACTCACTCCTGCTGACTGCACCTTGAAACGATCATCATTACGATAGATTGTTTCAGCAGTGGGGCTACGCCATTTATTACGACCACACACAAACAAAACGTTAATCATTGAAACTCAGCTTCATTCTCACCTCTCCCCTCTAATCACTCACCTTTTTTTCCAGTGCTTATCAGTAAAGTTCATAAACTGAGTCCAGTCATAGAGCGTCAATCCGTGTCCACCGCTGCGGACGTGATAGCCGATGTTGCCTTGTTGAACGGGTTCGTTCAGGGCTGGAATCTGATTCGTTCCAAGTCCGGTTTTCCCATAAATTTCGTAAGCGGTCGAGGCTTCTTTACAGGAGAGAAATTCGCCGCGGGGGTCGGCCCACAAATCTTCGTTGGCACTGGTGACGTAGAGTAACCGGGGAGCAGCCAGCGCGAGTAGCATGTGCTGGTCGACGGGTATTTCGGATTCGTTTTCGTTGTATTCGGAAAACTTTTCACAGAACCAGTGCGGAAAGGCGCGATTGATGCGGCCGACGGTTTCGCCATATTGACGACGGGACAGAGCAGCTCCCCCGCAGCCGGAGTTGTTGGAAACAACCATCGCGAAACGCTCATCGGTAGCACCGGCCCATAGCGATGTCTTGCCACCACGAGAGTGCCCAACGACAGCGACATGTTCGGCGTCAATCATGCGATCGGTCTCCAGGTAATCAAGCACACGACTTGCACCCCATGCCCAGGCTGCCAGAGTCGCCCAGGCATCATCATGACGTTCTCCCTCATCCAACACACCATGAATCCCATTTTGAAATTTGTCGTAATCATCGGGGTCGATATCGGCATTGTGAAAGGCAACCGCGGCATATCCACGAGCAACAATTTCTTCAGCGGGCCAGTATTCGATTTTATTCTCGCGCGTCGGATCGATATTCGTTTTGTCCCGATTGCATATCAACAAATACGCAGGCACTGGGTGTTCAGCGTCATTCGGAATGAAGATCACGACATTCACCGAGAGCGATTTGCCGTTATTCTCGAACGTAATTTTCACCTGCTTGCGGGTTGCCTTGCCATCCATCGCTTTGGGATCGACATCATAAACATCAAAGGACATCTGCTCAGGACGTCCGACAGGGTTTCTTCCGTAGACGTGCTTGCGGAAGAGTTCCAAAATCTCCGGACGGCGCGTCGATTCCCATTCTTTGACGGTCGTGACCTTCTCTCCAGCATCTGTTGTCAAAATGTCGGGGAGAGAATACTCGGGAACTTTTTCTTCGCTGTAAATAAAATCCCGTCCGCCATTATTCGAACTCGAACGGCTTTCAAACTTCTTGACTAAATCTGGATCAGCAGTCCAGCCTTTCGACTGATCCTCAGCTGACACAGTGCCACTTATTGAAAGTACACTCATTGCTAGAATGAAACTCACCGAAACAAGATTTCGAAACATGATTTCTTTTCCCCATGTGGACGTGTGACGTTTTGTCCTATAATAGACAAACTCCGAAACGCATTGAAGTCTGTCGATCATTCATATTGCCAGACTAATATACGATTCCTTCAACGAGAAATAAAAGCTATGGCTTCAGCAAAACATGGTGGCATCGTTCACACTTATCAGAAGTACGATCCCGTCAATCTCCCCAGCCCGACTCAACCGCCTCCCGATATGGTTTCTTCGGCTTTTGAACATTCACTGATGTTTGGAAATCATCGCAAGCTGACTCCGGAAGAACTGGCCAGGGCTGTAAAAATTGATCCGAGTCAAATCCAGGGATTCGGCCCCAGCCTGGAAACCATTCAGGCAATGCTTGAAGAACGCAAACGCAAAATCCTGGCGACTTACGAGACAGATACCGTTCAGGATCGAGCCGCTAAGCTATTGGTCGCCAAAGGTCGCGAACAGAAGCCGCCGAAGCCACTTGCTGAGAGATATCGTAAAGCGATCTTTCATGAACAGATTTACGAACTGGAACGACTCTGGTATGCCAACGATGATGAACACAATCCGTTTGCGCATCATTTATTGCAGGTCATGCAGACAATGGGGGATAAATATCAGGTCGATGAACTCGCTTCCAAGTACGACTTTACCGGTCGGGAATCGATGACCGTTTCCGAGGCACTCGAAATTAAAGAACAGCTCGAAAAGATCGATGAACTGCTTGAGCAAATAGCTGAAGCGATGGAAAACGCGACCATCGGCGTGATTGATATGGAAGCACTCGAAGAGTTTGCCGAGTCTGGCCAGATGGATGAATTGAGAAATCTGCAAAAGCAGGTGGAAGATTATCTCAAAGAAATGGCCGAGCGGCAGGGGCTGGAACTGGATGGCAATGGAGCCTTCCGACTGACTCCAGAAGCGTATAAAATCTTTCAGGGAAAACTGCTGTCGCGAATTTTCTCGAACCTGCAGGCTTCCCGCAGTGGGCGGCATCAGGGACCGATTGTCGGCGAGGGAGCTGTCGAAATGCAGCAGACCAAGCCTTACGAATTCGGCGACTCGATTACCCAAATGGATATGTCGCAATCGATTATCAACTCGATGTTGCGACAGGGAACCGATCAACCGCTCAAGTTTCGTAATGAAGATATCGAGATCCACAAAACCCGCAATTCTCCCAAGTGTGCAACGGTCGTAGTGATGGATGTCTCTGGCTCAACTCGCTACAACGGTCAGTATATGAATGTGAAACGGATGGCGCTGGCTTTAGATGGTCTTATTCGCAGTGAGTATCCGGGCGACTATCTACAGTTTGTTGAAATGGCATCGTTTGCGAAACCGGTGCCGAGGGGCGAGATCATCAATCTGCTGCCGAAGCCGGTGACAATCAGCGATCCCGTTGTGCAGTTGAAAGTCGATATGAGCCGGGTCGATGTCAGCGAGCCAATGATTCCGCCACACTTCACCAACATTCAACATGGGCTTCAGCAGGCCCGGCGATATCTGGCGACTCAGGATACGCCGAATCGTCAGGTGATCGTCATCACCGATGGACTTCCCACTGCTCACTTTGAAGAGAGTTGGCTTTATCTGTTGTACCCGCCACATGAGCGGACGGAAGAATTCACATTCCGAGAAGCGATGCTGTGTCAGCGGGAAGGGATCACGATCAATATTTTCCTGGTGCCGAGTTGGTCACAAACCGAAGAAGACATTCAATTTGCGCATAAATTGGCAGAAACTACACAAGGCCGGGTTATTTTTACTGCTGGAGATGATCTGGATCGTTTTGTGATCTGGGATTACGTTTCCAGAAAAAAAGAAATCCTCGGATAAAGATTTGACAGAACGGCCCTGCGGACGGCATTATCAATGTATCTGAGTTGGAGTGGTGCATACTGGACATCACTTCAAGATTAGATTTTAACCTCGCTCTATTGATATTGATGAAGTCGGGCTATGAACGAATCTATTGAAAAGATGACCCTCCGTGAAAAGTTGACCGAAGCCGATCGTCTGATGCGTGAACTGGTCGATCATCTCGACAATGGCTTCATTCCCAAAGCCCGTAATTTGAGCAGGACAATTCAGGAACATGGTTCCAATACGGAATCACTCTCCGACATGAGTGTTCGCCAGCATGCCGCTGAAATCATCGATGATCATCGCTTTTCTGAACGCCTCTATCAGAAAATCGGTGCCCTGCTGGTCGCGATTGATGGAGATGTTACGTTGATTCAGGAAGGTCAGTAAATCGGAATCCACTTGGATGGCTTCGGGCTAAGTAGTCTAATGCAAATCTATTATGCTCGAACCGATTGAAATTCAGTAAGTCGCTCTCCTGCT from Rubinisphaera italica includes the following:
- a CDS encoding aldehyde dehydrogenase family protein, with translation MATATKDIQAYTAAAFTPPQKFSQFCQNGGKPLGGIIDGKSVPGSMNATFESTDPGSQEILARICEMGEAEVSMAVDAATKAFHGDGVQGWKSVDVEERIELVNKLVELCERDRDVFLACEILDGGKVSELAEGDFGQIRACAEYFVDIARKIPMGDGPSMQVSPGVEGFTYREPWGVVAGIIPWNYPIVLTSWFMFPALLSGNTILIKPAEDTPLSALYIGKLAEEAGFPPGVINVLPGRGEITGQCIAENPGVRYISFTGSPGVGQAILRTCDRHGTRMKREMGGNGSAIVLGDADPEVVARMVGKYTNQHFGQTCCTIHRVFVDNKIADDFIDAQREFMENLKIGYQADAGTQLGAVVNTTQKRRILQAQKEAGWRGGQAILAGGVAEVSGKQGNYIKPALYKTAPGVDCNPQEVFHTFATICPVSSAEEALQLANSSPYGLGASVWTKDIEKGIALAKQFRDGTCQVNCHNSIAYGLPYGGQGISGGPGAGVNCEETFLDYTQVKAVYVAEYPG
- a CDS encoding DUF1553 domain-containing protein, encoding MRNRIIQNLGWISLCFGILSSSPICEYAAASENIDFEKQIAPLFVSHCLECHNAVEPEGGLTLTEAKLAFTGGESGKAILAGDSEGSLLWERVQADEMPPKHPLSDDEKRLLKVWIEQGAEWPAGVIDPLGKSTATRAGRDWWSLQPLREVNPPEVDQQEWIHGAIDSFVMKRLEQSSLTPSPEADARTLIRRLYFDLIGLPPTPEQVADFIADPSEEAYQQMVTELLNSTYYGERWGRHWLDVVRFGESDGFERNFQRENAWHYRDWVIDSLNADMPYDEFVRRQLIGDLEQGNIEGAASTGFWVAGVHNTVVGGSKRMKLLARHDEIEEVLATVGQTFLGLTINCARCHDHKFDPVTQKEYYQFASAISGLGYGERVESIPGERKILAEIEQKLSAVKSELSQIDEIARLEILKERETNNDFIPETPAPYARWEFDGNLLDSVGSLDGEAVGQVQLKEGALVLDGSSYVKTESISQNISEKTLEVWVQLASLDQRGGGAMSIEKRDGSLFDAIVFGEQQSGHWMSGSNNFARTESFRGTQETEADNRAVHIAIVYQEDGTIIGYRDGMPYGQPIRKSPLQKYAADETEILFGLRHKPPEGNRYLKGKIHRAAFYNRALTAEEVAASAGRAIDYVSETQIVDWLNEVQRQRRIQLKSKIAELTHERDQQLKITNQKIYTLTPRKGEVTKVYLRGDPANEGEVVSPAATEAIPALSGSFDLPPDAPEAERRRKLAAWITNPANPLFARVIVNRVWHYYFGTGIVDTPNDFGFNGGRPSHPELLEYLALQFQQNGYRLKWLHRLIVTSSTYRQATYGKSLTEWEQAKKIDSGNRLLWRGNSRRLEAEILRDAILSVSGKLSAEQGGPSFKDVSVTLNSGTTYYEPIDVDGPEFWRRTIYRFNPRGGRSALLDTFDCPDPSATAPRRTVTTTPLQSLSLMNNVFVLRMADYFAERVESEAGENVDAQVVHAWQLAVSREPNSRELELSKQLVNNHGLSALCRGLFNLNEFVRID
- a CDS encoding SGNH/GDSL hydrolase family protein, whose amino-acid sequence is MISTKLNLCRLAIFSLAVGFVFTSLNTTLQAAPEYAAVKPKLIQPRDGLGNVLAKLKDGQPVKIAYLGGSITAANGWRVKTREWFANEFPDAEVEEIHAAIGGTGSDLGVFRLQRDALKYKPDLLFVEFAVNDGGASPQRIWQAMEGIVRQTWAQNSRIDICFVYTFRTGFEEPLRKGECPQSISAMEMLADRYGIPSINFAMKIVELEQAGKLIFKSDQPTKAGVVRFSSDGVHPLDEGHQIYSEIVADAVSQMEKTSTPKDHQPKLSTTFVDDHWQAAKMVPIEQSMLSPEWKQLPDDASLARRFGKRMGTLWETKTPGSTLTFKFRGSTAKLYDLLGPDGGQVWITVDGNQRDKPVARFDSYCTYHRIATLSVASGLDSDEVHTVIVKVDEEQPDRQPVAFRLKDPEVELKAPKFQGTNVRVGQILILGDLVE